In a single window of the Anabas testudineus chromosome 19, fAnaTes1.2, whole genome shotgun sequence genome:
- the irf3 gene encoding interferon regulatory factor 3 isoform X2 yields the protein MSYSKPLLIPWLRAQIDSCRYPGVHWTNQEQTEFSIPWKHALRQDSSDTDILIFKAWAEVSGNGRAQGDPSVWKRNFRSALRAKRFKMLDDKKNDAANPHKVFRWPEEASAANVSAGSQDQDELNLTEDYNFPVQESQVEPCFDECLFLTEETVFADSTEHDILQVCLKGLQIGPETEGAFETPPEQQQLQNQVLIGGHPLPGQQQYPVMFEGAGSEAGLPEQPAHPMGGAEGGDCGGQLAEQFLHTMNKTRDGENFKTEFRITVYYRGVKVSEQLVENEAGVRLVYRPELIAPVLDPESGLSLVSLPSPGAMLDKTQASLTQRILDKLESLDVGVSGHVVYGQRRGEMKAFWSFSKFDRSGKSQEISKQPQPLYTFKDFVQGILNFIDGRDSPPCSLFFCIGEKWPDPDNRPWEKKLITVEVVLTSMELLKNMAVAGGASSLQSVELQMSLEEMMEMY from the exons ATGTCTTATTCTAAACCACTGCTCATCCCGTGGCTGCGGGCTCAGATTGACAGTTGCAGGTATCCTGGCGTCCACTGGACAAACCAAGAGCAAACCGAGTTCTCAATCCCATGGAAACATGCTTTGAGACAGGACTCCTCTGACACTGACATACTCATCTTTAAG GCTTGGGCAGAGGTGAGTGGCAATGGCCGAGCTCAAGGAGACCCCTCCGTCTGGAAGAGAAACTTTCGCAGTGCCCTTCGAGCAAAGCGCTTCAAAATGCTCGACGACAAGAAAAACGATGCTGCTAATCCTCACAAAGTGTTTCGCTGGCCTGAGGAGGCATCAGCAG CTAACGTTTCTGCTGGATCCCAGGATCAAGATGAGCTCAATTTGACTGAGGATTATAACTTTCCTGTACAAGAA AGCCAGGTTGAACCGTGCTTTGATGAGTGTCTCTTCCTTACAGAAGAAACTGTATTTGCAG ACTCCACTGAGCATGATATTCTCCAGGTGTGTCTGAAGGGACTGCAAATTGGCCCTGAAACAG AAGGAGCCTTTGAGACTCCTCCTGAGCAACAGCAGCTCCAAAACCAGGTTTTGATTGGTGGACACCCGTTGCCTGGGCAACAGCAGTATCCAGTCATGTTTGAGGGTGCAGGCAGTGAAGCTGGGTTGCCTGAGCAACCAGCACATCCAATGGGGGGAGCTGAGGGAGGGGACTGTGGTGGGCAACTGGCAGAGCAATTCCTACATACCATGAACAAGACCAGAGATGGAGAAAATTTCA AGACTGAGTTCAGGATAACGGTATACTACAGAGGGGTGAAGGTGTCTGAGCAGCTGGTTGAGAATGAAGCTGGTGTCCGCTTAGTCTACAG ACCCGAACTCATCGCGCCAGTGCTGGATCCTGAATCAGGCCTGTCCTTGGTCTCTCTGCCAAGTCCGGGCGCCATGCTGGATAAAACCCAGGCCAGTCTGACCCAGCGCATCCTGGACAAGCTGGAGAGTCTGGATGTGGGGGTGTCAGGTCATGTAGTCTATGGCCAGCGCCGGGGTGAAATGAAAGCATTTTGGAGCTTCTCCAAGTTTGACCGAAGCGGAAAATCCCAAGAGATTTCTAAACAGCCTCAACCGCTTTACACGTTCAAGGACTTTGTGCAAG GTATATTAAACTTCATTGATGGGAGAGACTCTCCTCCCTGCTCGCTGTTCTTCTGCATCGGGGAGAAATGGCCTGACCCAGACAACAGGCCTTGGGAGAAGAAACTCATCACAGTGGAG gtGGTCCTGACTTCAATGGAGCTACTGAAGAATATGGCCGTAGCAGGCGGCGCCTCCTCCCTGCAGTCTGTAGAGCTGCAGATGTCCCTCGAAGAGATGATGGAGATGTACTGA
- the irf3 gene encoding interferon regulatory factor 3 isoform X1 — protein MSYSKPLLIPWLRAQIDSCRYPGVHWTNQEQTEFSIPWKHALRQDSSDTDILIFKAWAEVSGNGRAQGDPSVWKRNFRSALRAKRFKMLDDKKNDAANPHKVFRWPEEASAANVSAGSQDQDELNLTEDYNFPVQESQVEPCFDECLFLTEETVFAGLPVDSTEHDILQVCLKGLQIGPETEGAFETPPEQQQLQNQVLIGGHPLPGQQQYPVMFEGAGSEAGLPEQPAHPMGGAEGGDCGGQLAEQFLHTMNKTRDGENFKTEFRITVYYRGVKVSEQLVENEAGVRLVYRPELIAPVLDPESGLSLVSLPSPGAMLDKTQASLTQRILDKLESLDVGVSGHVVYGQRRGEMKAFWSFSKFDRSGKSQEISKQPQPLYTFKDFVQGILNFIDGRDSPPCSLFFCIGEKWPDPDNRPWEKKLITVEVVLTSMELLKNMAVAGGASSLQSVELQMSLEEMMEMY, from the exons ATGTCTTATTCTAAACCACTGCTCATCCCGTGGCTGCGGGCTCAGATTGACAGTTGCAGGTATCCTGGCGTCCACTGGACAAACCAAGAGCAAACCGAGTTCTCAATCCCATGGAAACATGCTTTGAGACAGGACTCCTCTGACACTGACATACTCATCTTTAAG GCTTGGGCAGAGGTGAGTGGCAATGGCCGAGCTCAAGGAGACCCCTCCGTCTGGAAGAGAAACTTTCGCAGTGCCCTTCGAGCAAAGCGCTTCAAAATGCTCGACGACAAGAAAAACGATGCTGCTAATCCTCACAAAGTGTTTCGCTGGCCTGAGGAGGCATCAGCAG CTAACGTTTCTGCTGGATCCCAGGATCAAGATGAGCTCAATTTGACTGAGGATTATAACTTTCCTGTACAAGAA AGCCAGGTTGAACCGTGCTTTGATGAGTGTCTCTTCCTTACAGAAGAAACTGTATTTGCAG GTCTTCCTGTAGACTCCACTGAGCATGATATTCTCCAGGTGTGTCTGAAGGGACTGCAAATTGGCCCTGAAACAG AAGGAGCCTTTGAGACTCCTCCTGAGCAACAGCAGCTCCAAAACCAGGTTTTGATTGGTGGACACCCGTTGCCTGGGCAACAGCAGTATCCAGTCATGTTTGAGGGTGCAGGCAGTGAAGCTGGGTTGCCTGAGCAACCAGCACATCCAATGGGGGGAGCTGAGGGAGGGGACTGTGGTGGGCAACTGGCAGAGCAATTCCTACATACCATGAACAAGACCAGAGATGGAGAAAATTTCA AGACTGAGTTCAGGATAACGGTATACTACAGAGGGGTGAAGGTGTCTGAGCAGCTGGTTGAGAATGAAGCTGGTGTCCGCTTAGTCTACAG ACCCGAACTCATCGCGCCAGTGCTGGATCCTGAATCAGGCCTGTCCTTGGTCTCTCTGCCAAGTCCGGGCGCCATGCTGGATAAAACCCAGGCCAGTCTGACCCAGCGCATCCTGGACAAGCTGGAGAGTCTGGATGTGGGGGTGTCAGGTCATGTAGTCTATGGCCAGCGCCGGGGTGAAATGAAAGCATTTTGGAGCTTCTCCAAGTTTGACCGAAGCGGAAAATCCCAAGAGATTTCTAAACAGCCTCAACCGCTTTACACGTTCAAGGACTTTGTGCAAG GTATATTAAACTTCATTGATGGGAGAGACTCTCCTCCCTGCTCGCTGTTCTTCTGCATCGGGGAGAAATGGCCTGACCCAGACAACAGGCCTTGGGAGAAGAAACTCATCACAGTGGAG gtGGTCCTGACTTCAATGGAGCTACTGAAGAATATGGCCGTAGCAGGCGGCGCCTCCTCCCTGCAGTCTGTAGAGCTGCAGATGTCCCTCGAAGAGATGATGGAGATGTACTGA
- the LOC113156805 gene encoding synembryn-A, with protein sequence MDVDVEGIIQCIKQGDDSGLQTQLQEFNKEYAQCFFFDAQERERRKQRKLEEFRKKKEREYPDSDSDCDEYDREDRGLVLRQNLAVVLLRFIRTGVRCCLLRVSLRTLRILSRDKKVLGPLVTDSALLTLAKLAGLTSSDASDEANDPDSDFYDNIISSLAEAKVLQHHSDEEEGGTEASDQSEECSAFAEDAKSDISIPNSRELGSWFGSHRTSINEMHKGGIRHKALERGRRDRRESKMEGEEEEEEGASGEEAQRKEAMKVLCNVVYNSTWAQERFSALRLMCGLIERVSSSVSCSSPSSLSVQFYELRLMFLMTALRPELSTQLKQEGGVSILTAALDSCLEIQWKDQYECALDPAAPPISLEASQRIVEILKILFNITFSTHRQEPSEDDAALYRHLVAILRLCLMKKCTLSEDTDELQGHTVNLLSALPLQCLDVLLTVPLAPDSEQCQGVNMDCVHTLLMFMERRLESGDKIKEKLTPILNLLTESCRAHRETRQYIRKHILPPLRDVSQRPEEGTTVKSRLIRLMTHLDTDLKHCAADLIFVLCKENVRRFVKYTGYGNAAGLLATRGLLGGQGSRTSNSDAQYSSDSDSDTEEYRLVKDRINPVTGRVEAEQPDPMEGMTEEEKEEEAKRLIMLFNKLSRDNIIQPMGVNSEGKLVPISGLRDNALNEEGKSESENDGEAEEEEKN encoded by the exons ATGGACGTGGACGTGGAGGGGATTATCCAGTGCATCAAGCAGGGGGATGACAGCGGCTTGCAGACACAGCTACAGGAGTTCAACAAAGAG TATGCCCAGTGCTTCTTCTTCGACGCACAGGAGAGGGAGCGAAGGAAA caaagaaaactaGAAGAG ttcaggaaaaagaaagagagagagtacCCTGATTCTGACTCAGACTGTGATGAGTACGACCGGGAGGATCGAGGCCTCGTCCTCAGACAG AATTTAGCTGTTGTCCTTCTCAGATTTATAAGAACGGGAGTTAGGTGTTGCCTGCTGAGAGTATCTCTACGCACCCTGAGGATCCTCTCCAGAGACAAAAAGGTCTTGGGCCCCTTGGTGACTGACAGCGCTCTGCTGACATTGGCCAAACTAGCCGGGCTGACCTCAAGTGATGCCAGCGACGAAGCCAACGACCCTGATTCGGATTTCTATGACAACATCATCTCTTCTCTTGCTGAGGCCAAAGTGTTGCAGCATCACTCTGACGAGGAAGAAGGGGGCACTGAAGCTAGTGACCAAAGTGAGGAGTGCTCTGCCTTTGCCGAGGATGCCAAGAGTGACATCAGCATCCCCAACAGCCGGGAGCTGGGCAGCTGGTTTGGGAGCCACAGGACCAGCATCAACGAAATGCACAAAGGCGGCATCCGTCACAAAGCGCTGGAGCGAGGGAGGAGGGACCGCCGAGAGAGCAAGatggagggggaggaagaggaggaggagggggcctCGGGAGAGGAGGCACAGAGAAAAGAGGCCATGAAGGTGTTGTGTAACGTGGTGTACAACAGCACCTGGGCACAGGAAAGGTTCAGCGCTCTCAG gcTCATGTGTGGTCTCATAGAGCGTGTATCCTCCAGTGTCAGctgctcttctccctcctcGCTCAGTGTTCAGTTCTATGAATTACGCCTGATGTTCCTCATGACTGCACTAAGGCCAGAGCTCAGCACGCAGCTGAAACAG gAGGGAGGGGTGTCCATCCTCACGGCAGCTTTAGACAGCTGCCTTGAGATTCAGTGGAAGGACCAGTATGAGTGTGCGCTGGACCCAGCAGCACCACCCATCTCTCTGGAAGCCTCTCAACGCATCGTAGAGATCCTCAAAATCCTCTTTAACATCACCTTCAGCACCCACAGGCAGGAGCCGAGCGAG GATGATGCAGCTCTTTACCGACACCTGGTGGCCATCCTGCGCCTCTGCCTGATGAAGAAGTGCACGTTGTCAGAGGACACCGACGAACTGCAGGG tcacacagtcaaCCTGTTGTCAGCGCTGCCTCTCCAGTGTCTCGATGTGCTGCTGACGGTGCCTCTGGCACCTGACTCGGAGCAGTGCCAGGGGGTCAACATGGACTGTGTCCACACTCTGCTGATGTTCATGGAGAGACGCCTCGAGTCG GGTGATAAGATCAAAGAGAAGCTGACGCCAATCCTCAACCTGCTGACGGAGAGCTGCAGAGCCCACAGAGAAACACGCCAGTACATCAGGAAACAT ATCCTGCCTCCGTTGAGAGATGTATCACAAAGGCCAGAGGAAGGCACCACAGTGAAGAGTCGTCTGATCCGTCTCATGACTCATCTGGATACAGATCTCAAACACTGTGCTGCTGACCTCATCTTTGTCCTCTGCAAGGAAAACG TGAGGCGTTTTGTCAAGTACACAGGTTATGGCAATGCAGCGGGTCTGCTGGCCACCAGGGGGTTGCTGGGTGGCCAAGGCTCCAGGACTTCCAACTCCGACGCCCAGTACTCCAGCGACTCTGACTCGGACACTGAGGAATACCGACTGGTTAAGGATCGCATCAACCCGGTGACAGGGCGGGTGGAGGCAGAGCAACCGGACCCCATGGAGGGtatgacagaggaggagaaggaggaagaggccAAGAGGCTGATCATGCTCTTCAACAAGTTGTCCAG AGATAACATTATCCAGCCGATGGGGGTGAATTCAGAGGGGAAGCTGGTCCCAATATCGGGACTGAGGGACAATGCCCTCAATGAGGAGGGGAAGTCTGAGTCGGAAAATGAcggagaagcagaagaagaggagaagaactga